A genome region from Pseudoalteromonas tetraodonis includes the following:
- a CDS encoding valine--pyruvate transaminase, whose amino-acid sequence MDYSNFGTKFTQPNGITQLMEDLGDAKNSNNPNIVMLGGGNPALVPEVNDIFINELQKLVANNTLSNVFGLYDGPTGNDAFRAALAKQLKSEYSWDLTANNIALGNGSQANFFVLFNLLAGSMPDGSHKKVLFPLAPEYVGYADQGLTDDMFVAIKPDIEILNTESGSNQFKYIINFKAVEQVLASDSSISALCVSRPTNPTGNVITDEEVQHLDLLAKQYNIPLIIDNAYGDPFPGCIYTDANLTWNSNIILCMSLSKLGLPGLRTGIVVANNDIIKAIGRVNGSMVLSPNSFGPSLVTRLIDEDELLPLCKNSVLPFYREKAQTAMNLFDEIFAHLPVYLHKVEGAFFMWLWFKEAKITSEQLYQKLKEQDVYIIPGHNFFIGIDDAWAHKHQCIRINYATDASTLRKGLEAIKAVMA is encoded by the coding sequence ATGGATTACTCAAACTTCGGCACTAAATTTACTCAACCTAATGGTATTACTCAGTTAATGGAAGATTTAGGCGATGCTAAAAACAGTAATAATCCAAATATTGTTATGCTCGGTGGTGGTAATCCGGCCCTAGTGCCTGAGGTTAATGATATTTTTATCAATGAGTTACAAAAGCTTGTTGCTAATAATACACTTTCCAACGTATTTGGACTTTACGATGGCCCAACAGGTAATGATGCATTTCGTGCAGCTCTGGCCAAGCAACTAAAAAGTGAATACTCATGGGATTTAACCGCAAATAATATAGCGCTTGGTAATGGCAGCCAAGCCAATTTTTTTGTGTTATTTAATCTGTTAGCTGGCAGTATGCCTGATGGAAGCCATAAAAAGGTTTTATTTCCGCTGGCACCTGAATATGTAGGCTATGCAGATCAAGGCTTAACTGACGATATGTTTGTAGCAATAAAGCCCGATATCGAAATTTTAAATACTGAAAGTGGCTCAAACCAATTTAAATATATCATTAATTTTAAAGCTGTTGAGCAAGTATTAGCAAGCGACAGCAGCATTAGCGCACTGTGTGTATCGCGCCCGACTAACCCAACAGGCAATGTCATTACTGATGAAGAAGTACAGCATCTCGATTTATTGGCTAAGCAATATAATATCCCACTGATCATTGATAACGCCTACGGCGACCCATTCCCTGGGTGTATTTATACCGACGCAAACTTAACCTGGAACTCAAACATTATTTTATGCATGTCACTTTCAAAGCTTGGCCTACCGGGTTTGCGAACCGGTATTGTAGTGGCTAACAATGACATAATTAAAGCCATTGGCCGTGTGAATGGCAGTATGGTTTTATCGCCAAACAGTTTTGGCCCAAGTTTAGTAACACGGCTAATTGATGAAGATGAACTCCTTCCGCTGTGTAAAAATTCAGTGCTGCCTTTTTATCGAGAAAAAGCACAAACAGCAATGAACTTGTTTGATGAAATATTTGCCCACCTCCCCGTTTACTTACACAAAGTAGAAGGCGCATTTTTTATGTGGCTGTGGTTTAAAGAGGCAAAAATAACCAGCGAACAACTTTACCAAAAGCTTAAAGAGCAGGATGTGTATATTATTCCCGGGCATAATTTCTTTATTGGTATTGATGATGCTTGGGCACACAAACACCAGTGCATTCGAATTAATTATGCAACCGATGCCAGCACTTTGCGAAAAGGCTTAGAGGCCATTAAAGCCGTGATGGCATAA